The following are from one region of the Lepeophtheirus salmonis chromosome 8, UVic_Lsal_1.4, whole genome shotgun sequence genome:
- the LOC121122621 gene encoding uncharacterized protein: MKMSGNSVKAGEGSAPQITYSQQTGFPTIAPAPQQTTLGQGHQGIMSTHQGQFQVISSPPYGTSGATQNAASATTQYIPQFATYNQQGQLVISPSNFPASAYGQHQIFLTAAPGMQQAQQTQQQAVQQQQVQQQQAAQHQQQQSNHQGGSAKGLLTTTQGNKQSATLVPISQHQGYTLTHNGLVQSNSPGQQTYMFANTSPLMTASQPGLFTSLSSNEAKNDSSKQGQSGLAQQNTAGATTAQAHQGSFIMHNGIAYMNPQHQQAILSSNGQIILRAPTSHETTQQPIMFSPSALTQQSHIQSPGATNQQQGQQQAGQQLSLAPPTLQPMSLSATNTAGTIRHVTTNSNNVSTQSGAPPGKTAISRALPTILPTTNVRPTYTLPQTPVAQASLQVNQQQQSSPKSKNKFSPRGGMGSSAGRQQPGKVNSSVGGATANSILKPSMVQQRATPPGTGTIMSSSPSPLAMGPPILSQQQPPVNSQSQPPVNSHSQPPTLQPMLTVASGGVSTTRTQLHSQYPSLITSAPSPSSGASATVLVSTSSSTLTSTKVLSTSSTASKSKTSSGNNNTLIKAKPPTSTPPPVTSVLNTSTTNGVTESGSVNNGTSGGRDTPKAFVKPNVLTHVIDGHIIQESSQPFPLEAGDDKAQNPGGVPKKESLTEESFSHKHNSSSNSISSPATTGTCVVSLSVSSGSSSTPIMTTATTTSTKSNTSSTNSSVTTGTTTHAEKKRGPGRPSGSTRQNIDNQRNPGSGNNQSSKGNNHHIKDGSGPPSEKRRKLTEDPIIKPLPLPTSNSVFGKNGNPLKWSVQQVCDFVKSLHGCAEYVEDFMLQEIDGQALMLLKTEHLMAAMSIKLGPALKICSAINEMREEVKQN; encoded by the exons ATGAAAATGAGTGGAAATAGTGTAAAAGCTGGGGAAGGTTCTGCACCTCAGATCACATATTCTCAACAAACAGGTTTTCCTACGATCGCCCCCGCCCCACAACAGACAACTCTTGGACAGGGACATCAAGGGATCATGTCCACTCATCAAGGACAATTCCAAGTGATTTCCTCTCCTCCTTATGGGACCTCAGGAGCCACTCAGAATGCTGCATCTGCAACCACACAATACATTCCTCAATTTGCGACTTATAATCAACAAGGACAACTCGTCATTTCTCCCTCCAACTTCCCTGCCTCAGCCTATGGGCAGCATCAAATCTTTCTCACAGCTGCGCCCGGAATGCAACAGGCTCAGCAAACGCAGCAGCAAGCAGTACAACAACAACAGGTTCAACAGCAGCAGGCGGCACAACATCAGCAACAACAGTCTAATCATCAGGGAGGCTCTGCCAAAGGACTTCTTACGACCACTCAGGGGAATAAACAGTCTGCTACACTTGTTCCAATCAGTCAACATCAGGGCTATACTCTCACTCACAATGGACTTGTTCAGAGTAACAGTCCGGGGCAGCAAACTTACATGTTTGCTAATACCTCTCCCCTCATGACGGCATCTCAACCCGGCCTATTCACCTCTCTATCATCCAATGAGGCGAAGAATGATTCCTCCAAACAGGGCCAATCCGGTCTAGCGCAACAAAACACTGCTGGGGCAACTACAGCACAAGCTCATCAGGGATCCTTCATTATGCATAATGGAATTGCCTACATGAATCCTCAGCATCAACAGGCCATCCTCTCATCCAATGGACAAATCATTCTGCGAGCTCCAACGTCTCATGAAACGACTCAGCAACCAATCATGTTCTCTCCCAGTGCTCTTACACAGCAGAGCCATATCCAGAGTCCTGGTGCCACCAATCAGCAGCAAGGACAGCAACAAGCTGGACAACAACTTAGTCTAGCACCTCCAACATTGCAGCCTATGTCACTGAGTGCAACCAACACTGCAGGAACTATTCGTCATGTAACGACTAATTCTAACAACGTGTCTACGCAGTCTGGAGCACCTCCCGGTAAAACTGCCATCTCTCGTGCTCTCCCAACCATTCTTCCCACCACGAATGTTCGACCCACTTACACTCTTCCTCAGACCCCTGTTGCACAGGCCTCTCTTCAAGTAAATCAACAGCAACAATCGAGCCCCAAGAGCAAGAATAAGTTTAGTCCTCGAGGTGGTATGGGTTCTAGTGCTGGACGTCAGCAGCCAGGAAAGGTCAACTCATCAGTAGGAGGAGCCACAGCCAATTCCATTCTGAAGCCCTCTATGGTTCAACAGAGAGCTACACCTCCTGGAACTGGAACCATTATGAGTTCCTCTCCAAGTCCTCTAGCCATGGGGCCACCAATTTTATCTCAACAACAACCTCCTGTGAATTCTCAGAGCCAACCTCCTGTGAATTCCCATAGCCAACCTCCGACACTTCAACCCATGCTAACGGTGGCTTCTGGAGGAGTTTCTACTACACGAACTCAACTGCACAGTCAGTATCCATCCCTCATTACTTCAGCCCCTTCTCCCTCATCAGGAGCTAGTGCTACTGTCCTTGTATCCACGTCGAGCAGTACTTTAACATCAACCAAGGTTCTTTCCACTTCATCCACCGCTTCCAAAAGCAAAACTTCATCGGGGAACAATAATACCCTCATCAAGGCTAAACCTCCCACCTCTACTCCACCTCCAGTTACTTCTGTTTTAAACACATCAACAACCAATGGAGTGACTGAAAGTGGATCCGTCAACAATGGAACTAGTGGCGGCCGTGATACTCCCAAAGCCTTTGTCAAACCCAATGTTTTAACGCATGTCATTGATGGTCATATTATCCAAGAGTCCTCTCAACCCTTTCCTCTGGAGGCCGGAGATGATAAAG CTCAAAATCCCGGAGGTGTACCCAAAAAGGAGTCTTTGACGGAAGAGTCCTTCTCCCACAAACATAACTCTTCTTCAAACAGTATTAGCTCCCCCGCTACCACTGGCACATGCGTTGTTTCTCTGAGTGTCTCTTCTGGGAGCAGTAGTACTCCTATTATGACCACCGCCACCACCACATCTACAAAATCAAATACTTCCTCGACCAACTCCTCAGTGACTACAGGAACCACCACGCATGCCGAGAAAAAGCGTGGTCCTGGTCGACCGTCCGGTAGTACGCGTCAAAACATTGATAATCAACGCAACCCTGGCTCTGGGAACAATCAGAGTAGTAAAG GAAATAATCACCACATCAAAGATGGGAGTGGTCCACCCAGTGAAAAACGCAGAAAACTCACGGAGGATCCAATCATCAAACCCCTACCTCTACCTACCTCAAACTCCGTTTTTGGAAAGAACGGAAATCCCCTCAAATGGTCTGTTCAACAAGTCTGTGATTTCGTCAAGAGCCTCCACGGCTGTGCTGAGTACGTGGAAGACTTTATGCTCCAAGAAATTGATGGCCAGGCTCTCATGCTCCTAAAAACAGAGCATCTCATGGCTGCCATGAGTATTAAACTCGGTCCTGCTCTTAAAATTTGCTCTGCCATTAACGAAATGCGTGAGGAGGTCAAACAGAACTGA